Proteins from a genomic interval of Panthera tigris isolate Pti1 chromosome A2, P.tigris_Pti1_mat1.1, whole genome shotgun sequence:
- the STAB1 gene encoding stabilin-1 isoform X3, translated as MAGPRGLLLLCLLAFCLAGSSFTRGQKVRSRRCDVKTKFVMRIPCTMCPAIKRRMCPPGWLRELPEKISQDCRYEVQLGDSLMSMSGCSMECWKDVVEKACCPGYWGSQCYECPGGAETPCNGRGTCLDGIDGNGTCVCQENFSGSSCQECQDPSRFGPNCQSVCSCVHGVCNHGPLGDGSCLCFAGYTGPRCDQELPVCQALNCPQNSQCSAEAPACSCLPGHTQQGRECRAPNPCQPSPCSPLAQCSVSPTGQAQCRCPKDYHGDGTVCLPHDPCTINHGGCPINSTVCLYLRSGKASCQCKPGLVSINHNASAGCFAYCFPHSCDRSATCQVTSDGKTSCVCKEGEVGDGRACYGHLLHEIQKASQLGVVFLRLRVTLAMLDQGCREILTTSGPFTVLVPSLSSVFSRTMNASVARQLCKQHIVAGQHILEELGTQQTRRWWTLDGQELTVTFNHFMQKYTYKYKEHPQQTFTIQKANYPAANGVFHLVTALQWQPPPELPEDPKRTIGQILASTEAFSRFETILENCGLPSILDGPGPFTVFVPSNEAVDMLRDGRLIYLFTAGLSKLQELVKYHIYSHGQLTIEKLISKGRVLTMANQVLAVNISEEGRILLGPEGVPLRRVDVLAANGVIHMLEGVLLPPTILPILPKHCNEEQYKIMAGSCVDCQALNTSMCPPNSMKLDIFPKECVYTHDPTGLNVLKKGCAHYCNQTILKPGCCKGFFGPDCIQCPGGFSNPCYGKGTCSDGVRGNGACLCFPDYKGIACHICSNPNKHGDRCQEDCGCVHGLCDNRPGSGGVCQRGTCAPGFSGHFCNESSVNCGPTERAQSCHLHARCVSQGGVTRCVCLDGFEGDGFSCTPSNPCSHPDRGGCSENAECVPGALGNHHCTCHKGWSGDGRVCVAIDECELDVRGGCHADALCSYVGPGQSRCTCKLGFAGDGYVCSPIDPCRAGNGGCHDLATCQAVGGGQRVCTCPSGYGGDGFNCYGDIFRELEANAHFSVFYQWIKSAGITLPTDSRVTALVPSESAIRRLSPEDQAFWLQPRMLPHLVRAHFLQGALSEEELARLAGQDVATLSPTTRWEIHNISGRVWVQNASVDVADLLATNGVLHVLSQVLLPPRGDALHGQGLLQQLDSVPAFHLFRELLQHHRLVPQIEAATAYTIFVPTNRSLEAQGNSSILDADTVRHHVILGEALSTESLQKGGHRNSLLGPAHWLVFYNHSGQPEVNHMPLEGPVLEAPGRSLFGLSGVLTVGSSRCLHSHAESLREKCINCTRKFRCTQGFQLENTPRKSCVYRSGYSFSRGCSYTCAKKIQVPDCCPGFFGTLCEPCPGGLGGVCSGHGQCQDRLLGSGECHCHEGFHGTACEMCELGRYGPTCAGVCDCAHGLCQEGLQGDGSCVCHAGWQGPRCDQKISGPQCPKKCDPNANCVQDSATAPACVCAAGYSGDGVHCSEVDPCARDHGGCSPHANCTKVAPGQRTCTCQDGYTGDGELCQEVNSCLIHHGGCHMHAECIPTGPQQVSCSCREGYSGDGIRTCELLDPCSQSNGGCSPYAVCKSTGDGQRTCTCDAAHTVGDGFTCRARVGLELLRDRHASFFSLHLLEYKELKGDGPFTVFVPRADLMSNLSQDELAPIRAHRQLVFRYHVVGCRQLRSQELLDEGYVTTLSGHTLRIHEREGSIYLNDFARVVSSDHEAVNGVLHFIDQVLLPPDVLYWKPDVAPVLRRNVTAAAESFGYKIFSGLVKVAGLLPLLQDAAHRPLTMLWPTDSALQALPPDRQAWLYHEDHRDKLAAILRGHVIRNIEALASDLPNLGPLRTMHGTPISFSCSRVRPGELTVGEEDARIMQRHLPFEGGLAYGIDQLLEPPGLGARCDRFETRPLRLKICSICGLEPPCPEGSREQGSPETCWRYYSKFWTSPPLHSLALRSIWARSSLWGQPQGLGRGCHRNCVTTTWKPSCCPGHYGSECRACPGGASSPCGGHGVCMDGMSGSGQCQCHSRFTGTACELCASGAFGPQCQACRCTSHGRCDEGLGGSGSCFCDEGWTGPSCEVQLKLQPVCAPPCAPEAVCRAGNSCECGLGYEGDGRSCTVADLCGDGRGGCSEHATCSQAGTVVTCTCLPAYEGDGWSCRARDPCADGHRGGCSEHADCLNTGPNTRRCVCHAGYVGDGLQCLEEPEPPVDRCLGQPPPCHVDAVCTDLHFQEKQAGVFHLQAPSGPYGLNFSEAEAACGAQGAVLASLPQLSAAQKLGFHLCRVGWLANGSAAHPVVFPAADCGGGQVGVISLGLRKNHSERWDTYCYREQDVACRCRQGFVGDGTSVCNGKLLDVLAATANFSTFYGMLLGYANATPRGLDFLDFLDDELTYKTLFVPVNEGFVDNMTLSGPDLELHASNTTFLSTNASQDTVLPAHSGLSLFFSAVGPDNNSWVPVAPGAVVVSHVVVWDIMAFNGIIHALARPLLAPLQPAVVAPEGPPVVAGVGAVVAAGALLGLVAGAFYLRARGQATGFGFSTFQAEDDAEDDFSPWQEGTSPTLVSVPNPVFGSPDAFCEPFDDSLLEEDFPDTQRILTVK; from the exons ATGGCAGGGCCCCGGGGCCTCCTCCTGCTCTGCCTCCTGGCCTTCTGCCTAGCAGGCTCCAGCTTCACCAGGGGGCAGAAG GTGCGGTCCAGACGCTGCGATGTGAAGACCAAGTTTGTCATGCGCATACCCTGCACCATGTGCCCCGCCATTAAGAGGCGGATGTGCCCCCCAGGCTGGCTTCGGGAGTTACCAGAGAAGATCTCACAGGACTGCCG CTACGAGGTGCAGCTGGGGGACTCTTTGATGTCTATGAGCGGCTGCAGCATGGAGTGCTGGAAGGACGTGGTGGAGAAGGCCTGTTGCCCCGGCTACTGGGGATCCCAGTGTTATG AGTGTCCTGGAGGTGCTGAGACTCCGTGTAATGGCCGTGGGACCTGCCTGGATGGCATAGACGGGAACGGGACCTGTGTGTGCCAG GAAAACTTCAGTGGCTCCTCCTGCCAGGAGTGCCAAGACCCCAGCCGATTTGGGCCCAACTGCCAGTCAG TGTGCAGCTGTGTTCATGGCGTGTGCAACCATGGGCCACTTGGAGATGGAAGCTGCCTGTGTTTTGCTGGATACACCGGACCCCGCTGTGACCAAG AGCTGCCAGTCTGCCAGGCCCTGAATTGTCCCCAGAACTCCCAGTGCTCTGCAGAGGCCCCTGCCTGCAGCTGCCTCCCGGGCCACACCCAGCAGGGCAGAGAATGTAGAG CCCCTAATCCCTGCCAGCCATCGCCCTGTTCCCCACTGGCCCAGTGCTCGGTGAGCCCCACGGGGCAGGCACAGTGTCGCTGCCCCAAGGACTACCACGGTGACGGGACGGTGTGTCTGCCCCATGACCCGTGCACCATCAACCATGGTGGCTGCCCCATCAACTCCACCGTGTGTCTATACCTGAGATCAGGCAAG GCCTCCTGCCAGTGTAAGCCAGGCTTGGTCAGCATCAATCACAATGCCTCTGCGGGCTGCTTTGCCTACTGTTTCCCTCATTCCTGCGACCGGTCAGCCACCTGTCAGGTGACCTCCGATGGGAAGACCAG CTGTGTGTGCAAGGAGGGTGAGGTAGGGGATGGGCGTGCCTGCTATGGACACCTGCTCCATGAGATACAGAAGGCCAGCCAGCTGGGTGTGGTGTTCCTGCGGCTGAGAGTCACCCTGGCCATGTTGG ACCAGGGCTGCCGCGAGATCCTCACCACATCGGGCCCATTTACCGTGCTGGTACCGTCCCTCTCGTCTGTCTTCTCCAGGACCATGAAC GCGTCCGTTGCCCGGCAGCTCTGCAAACAGCACATCGTAGCAGGACAGCACATCCTGGAGGAATTGGGGACCCAGCAGACACGCAGGTGGTGGACACTGGATGGGCAGGAGCTCACCGTCACTTTCAATCACTTCATG CAGAAGTACACATACAAGTACAAAGAGCACCCCCAGCAAACATTCACCATCCAAAAGGCCAACTACCCGGCAGCCAACGGTGTCTTCCACTTGGTCACTGCTCTGCAGTGGCAGCCCCCACCAGAGCTCCCTGAGGACCCCAAG AGAACCATCGGCCAGATCCTTGCCTCTACTGAGGCCTTCAGCCGGTTTGAAACCATCCTGGAG AACTGTGGGCTACCCTCCATCCTGGATGGGCCTGGGCCATTCACAGTGTTTGTCCCAAGCAACGAGGCTGTGGATATGTTGCGTGATGGCCGTCTGATCTACCTCTTCACAGCA GGTCTGTCGAAACTACAGGAGCTGGTGAAGTACCACATCTACAGCCATGGGCAG CTGACCATTGAGAAGCTCATCTCCAAGGGTCGGGTCCTCACCATGGCAAACCAGGTCCTGGCTGTGAATATCTCTGAGGAG GGGCGCATCCTGCTGGGACCCGAGGGGGTGCCACTACGGAGAGTGGACGTGCTGGCTGCCAATGGCGTGATCCACATGCTGGAGGGTGTCCTGCTGCCCCCGACCATCCTGCCCATCCTGCCTAAGCACTGCAACGAGGAGCAGTACAAGATCATGGCG GGCTCCTGTGTGGACTGCCAAGCCCTGAACACCAGCATGTGCCCCCCCAACAGCATGAAGCTG GACATCTTCCCCAAGGAGTGTGTCTACACCCATGACCCTACTGGGCTCAACGTCCTGAAGAAAGGCTGCGCTCACTACTGCAACCAGACTATCCTG AAACCTGGCTGCTGCAAAGGGTTTTTTGGGCCTGACTGTATACAGTGTCCTGGGGGCTTCTCCAACCCCTGCTATGGCAAAGGCACC TGCAGCGACGGGGTCCGGGGCAACGGGGCCTGCCTCTGCTTCCCAGACTACAAAGGCATCGCCTGCCACATCTGCTCTAACCCAAACAAGCATGGAGACCGGTGCCAGGAAG ACTGTGGCTGCGTCCACGGTCTCTGTGACAACCGTCCAGGCAGTGGGGGTGTGTGCCAGCGTGGCACGTGTGCCCCAGGCTTCAGCGGCCACTTCTGCAATGAGTCCTCTGTGAACTGTGGGCCCACGGAACGGGCCCAGAGCTGCCACCTGCACGCCCGCTGTGTTAGCCAGGGAGGCGTTACCAG GTGCGTCTGTCTCGATGGCTTCGAGGGTGATGGCTTCTCCTGTACACCCAGCAACCCCTGCTCCCACCCAGACCGTGGTGGCTGCTCAGAAAAT GCTGAGTGtgtccctggggccctgggcaaCCACCACTGCACATGCCACAAAGGCTGGAGCGGGGACGGCCGTGTCTGTGTGGCCATCGACGAGTGTGAGCTGGATGTGAGAGGTGGTTGTCACGCCGACGCCCTCTGCAGCTACGTGGGACCTGGGCAG AGCCGGTGCACCTGCAAGCTGGGATTCGCAGGGGATGGCTATGTGTGCAGTCCTATTGACCCCTGCCGGGCAGGCAACGGTGGCTGCCATGACCTG GCCACCTGCCAAGCAGTGGGGGGAGGCCAGCGGGTCTGCACATGCCCCTCTGGCTATGGGGGTGATGGCTTCAACTGCTACGGAGACATCTTCCGG gagCTGGAGGCAAATGCCCACTTCTCTGTCTTCTACCAGTGGATCAAG AGTGCTGGCATCACTCTTCCTACCGACAGCCGAGTCACGGCCCTGGTGCCCTCTGAGTCTGCCATCCGTAGGCTGAGCCCCGAGGACCAGGCCTTCTGGCTGCAGCCGAGGATGCTGCCGCACCTGGTCAG GGCCCATTTTCTCCAGGGTGCCCTCTCTGAGGAGGAGCTGGCCCGGCTGGCTGGGCAGGATGTGGCCACCCTGAGCCCCACCACACGCTGGGAGATTCACAACATCAGTGGG AGGGTCTGGGTGCAGAATGCCAGCGTGGATGTGGCTGACCTCCTTGCCACCAACGGTGTCCTACATGTCCTCAGCCAG GTCTTACTGCCTCCGAGAGGGGACGCACTGCACGGGCAGGGGTTGCTGCAGCAGCTAGACTCGGTGCCTGCCTTCCACCTCTTCCGGGAGCTGCTGCAG CACCACAGGCTGGTGCCCCAGATTGAGGCGGCCACGGCCTACACCATCTTCGTGCCCACAAACCGTTCTCTGGAGGCCCAGGGAAACAGCAGCATCCTG GATGCAGACACGGTGCGACATCATGTGATCCTGGGGGAAGCCCTCTCCACAGAATCCCTACAGAAAGGGGGACACCGCAACTCTCTCCTGGGCCCTGCCCACTGGCTCGTCTTCTACAATCATAGCGGCCAG CCTGAGGTGAACCACATGCCGCTGGAAGGCCCTGTGCTGGAGGCCCCTGGCCGCTCATTGTTTGGCCTGTCGGGGGTCCTGACTGTGGGCTCAAGCCGCTGCCTGCATAGCCACGCTGAGTCCCTGCGG GAGAAATGCATAAACTGCACCCGGAAATTCCGCTGCACTCAGGGCTTCCAGCTGGAG AACACTCCCAGGAAGAGCTGTGTCTACCGATCTGGCTACTCATTCTCCCGGGGCTGTTCTTACACTTGTGCCAAGAAGATCCAG GTGCCTGACTGCTGCCCTGGCTTCTTCGGCACGCTGTGTGAGCCGTGCCCCGGGGGACTGGGTGGTGTGTGCTCGGGCCACGGGCAGTGCCAGGACCGGCTCCTGGGCAGTGGAGAGTGCCACTGCCACGAGGGCTTCCATGGAACAGCCTGTGAGATGTGTGAGCTGGGCCGCTATGGGCCCACCTGTGCCGGAG TCTGTGACTGTGCCCATGGGCTGTGCCAGGAGGGGCTCCAAGGGGATGGAAGCTGTGTCTGTCATGCGGGCTGGCAGGGCCCCCGCTGTGACCAGA AGATCAGCGGCCCTCAATGCCCAAAGAAGTGCGATCCCAATGCCAA CTGCGTACAGGACTCGGCTACAGCCCCGGCCTGTGTCTGTGCTGCGGGCTACTCAGGCGACGGCGTCCACTGTTCAG AGGTGGACCCTTGTGCCCGTGACCACGGGGGCTGTTCCCCTCACGCCAACTGTACCAAGGTGGCGCCTGGGCAGCGGACGTGCACCTGCCAGGATGGCTACACAGGAGATGGGGAGCTGTGCCAGG AAGTTAACAGCTGTCTCATCCACCACGGGGGCTGCCACATGCATGCTGAATGTATCCCTACAGGCCCCCAGCAG GTCTCCTGCAGCTGCCGTGAGGGTTACAGTGGGGATGGCATCCGGACCTGTGAACTCCTGGACCCTTGCTCCCAG AGTAACGGAGGCTGCAGCCCCTATGCTGTGTGTAAAAGCACAGGGGATGGCCAGAGGACGTGTACCTGTGACGCAGCCCACACCGTGGGTGATGGCTTCACCTGCCGTGCCCGAGTTGGCCTG GAGCTCCTTCGGGACAGGCATGCCTCATTCTTCAGCCTCCACCTCCTG GAATACAAGGAGCTCAAGGGCGATGGGCCTTTCACAGTCTTTGTGCCTCGCGCAGATCTAATGAGCAACCTGTCGCAG GATGAGCTGGCCCCGATTCGCGCCCACCGCCAGCTTGTGTTCCGCTACCACGTGGTCGGCTGCCGGCAGCTGAGGAGCCAGGAGCTGCTGGACGAGGGCTACGTCACCACGCTCTCAGGGCACACGCTGCGCATCCACGAGAGGGAG ggcagcATCTATCTCAATGACTTCGCCCGTGTGGTGAGCAGTGACCACGAGGCTGTGAATGGCGTGCTGCACTTCATCGACCAAGTCCTGCTGCCGCCGGACGTGTTATACTGGAAGCCTGATGTTGCCCCTGTCCTGCGG AGAAACGTCACCGCTGCTGCTGAGAGCTTTGGTTACAAGATCTTCAGCGGCCTTGTGAAG GTGGCTGGCCTCCTGCCCCTGCTTCAGGATGCGGCCCACAGGCCCCTCACAATGCTGTGGCCCACAGACTCTGCCCTGCAAGCCCTGCCACCTGATCGCCAGGCCTGGCTGTACCATGAAGACCACCGTGACAAGCTGGCAGCCATTCTGCGGGGCCATGTGATTCGCAACATTGAG GCCTTGGCATCTGACTTGCCCAACCTGGGCCCACTCCGCACCATGCATGGGACCCCCATCTCCTTCTCCTGTAGCCGTGTCCGGCCG GGTGAGCTCACCGTGGGTGAGGAGGATGCCCGCATCATGCAGCGGCACCTTCCCTTTGAGGGTGGCCTGGCCTATGGCATCGACCAGCTGCTGGAGCCACCTGGCCTTGGTGCCCGCTGTGACCGCTTTGAGACTCGACCTCTGCGGCTG AAGATCTGTAGCATTTGTGGGCTAGAACCGCCTTGTCCTGAGGGCTCACGGGAGCAG GGCAGTCCTGAGACCTGCTGGCGGTACTACTCAAAGTTCTGGACGTCCCCTCCACTGCACTCCTTGGCACTGCGCAGCATTTGGGCCCGGTCTAGCCTCTGGGGTCAGCCCCAAGGCCTGGGCAGGGGCTGCCACCGCAACTGTGTCACCACCACCTGGAAGCCCAGCTGCTGCCCTGGTCACTATGGCAGCGAGTGCCGAG CTTGTCCTGGTGGCGCCAGCAGCCCCTGTGGTGGTCACGGCGTGTGCATGGACGGCATGAGTGGCAGCGGGCAGTGCCAGTGCCATTCGAGGTTTACAGGGACAGCGTGTGAACTCTGTGCCTCGGGTGCCTTTGGGCCCCAGTGCCAAG CCTGCCGCTGCACCTCCCATGGCCGCTGTGACGAGGGCCTTGGGGGCTCTGGCTCCTGCTTCTGTGATGAGGGCTGGACCGGGCCAAGCTGTGAGGTGCAGCTGA AGCTGCAGCCCGTGTGTGCCCCGCCCTGTGCGCCCGAGGCCGTGTGCCGTGCGGGCAACAGCTGTGAGTGCGGCCTGGGCTATGAAGGGGATGGCCGCTCGTGCACAG TGGCGGACCTGTGCGGGGATGGGCGTGGTGGCTGCAGCGAGCACGCCACCTGCAGCCAAGCAGGCACAGTGGTCACCTGCACCTGCCTGCCCGCCTACGAGGGCGACGGCTGGAGCTGCCGGGCCCGCGACCCCTGTGCGGACGGCCACCGTGGGGGCTGCAGCGAGCACGCCGACTGCTTGAACACAGGCCCG AACACGAGGCGCTGTGTGTGCCATGCTGGCTACGTGGGTGATGGACTGCAGTGTCTGGAGGAGCCTGAGCCGCCCGTGGACCGCTGCCTGGGCCAGCCACCACCCTGTCACGTGGATGCTGTGTGCACTGACCTCCACTTCCAGG agAAACAGGCTGGTGTCTTCCACCTCCAGGCCCCCAGCGGCCCTTACGGCCTGAACTTCTCAGAGGCCGAGGCAGCGTGTGGGGCCCAGGGAGCTGTTCTTGCTTCTCTCCCTCAGCTCTCTGCTGCCCAGAAG CTCGGCTTCCACCTGTGCCGTGTGGGCTGGCTGGCCAACGGCTCGGCTGCCCACCCAGTCGTCTTCCCTGCGGCAGACTGCGGTGGTGGACAGGTGGGTGTCATCAGCCTGGGCCTCCGGAAGAACCACTCAGAGCGCTGGGACACCTACTGCTACCGCGAGCAAG ATGTGGCCTGCCGGTGCCGCCAAGGCTTTGTGGGTGATGGGACAAGCGTCTGCAATGGGAAGCTGCTCGACGTACTGGCTGCCACAGCCAACTTCTCCACCTTCTATGGG ATGCTGCTTGGCTATGCCAATGCCACCCCTCGGGGTCTGGACTTCCTGGACTTCCTGGACGATGAGCTCACCTATAAGACACTCTTTGTCCCTGTTAATGAAGGCTTCGTGGACAACATG ACGCTGAGTGGCCCAGACCTGGAGCTGCATGCCTCCAACACCACCTTCCTGAGCACCAATGCCAGCCAGGATACTGTGCTCCCCGCCCACTCGGGCCTCAGCCTCTTCTTCAGTGCTGTGGGCCCTGACAACAATTCCTGGGTCCCTGTG GCCCCAGGGGCGGTTGTGGTTAGCCACGTCGTCGTGTGGGACATCATGGCATTCAACGGCATCATCCATGCTCTGGCCAGGCCCCTTCTGGCTCCCCTACAACCT GCAGTGGTGGCGCCTGAGGGTCCACCCGTGGTGGCAGGTGTGGGGGCTGTAGTGGCTGCTGGAGCACTGCTTGGCCTAGTGGCTGGGGCCTTCTACCTCCGTGCCCGAGGCCAGGCCACGGGCTTTGGCTTCTCCACCTTCCAG GCAGAAGATGATGCTGAGGATGACTTCTCCCCATGGCAGGAAGGAACCAGCCCAACCCTGGTCTCTGTTCCCAACCCCGTCTTCGGCAGCCCTGATGCCTTTTGTGAGCCCTTCGAT GACTCACTCCTGGAGGAGGACTTCCCGGACACCCAGCGGATCCTCACGGTCAAGTGA